The following are encoded together in the Methanoculleus sp. SDB genome:
- a CDS encoding methyl-coenzyme M reductase operon protein D — protein MTEATYPQCRIVPLRFLKSDSAQRLLNAVVKVEGIRRMIINGPRLPATVPYGPARGKPNPHPDRKTIKVGDTEVELEVQVGGVILEVEEEGVIAEIRKVCDEVMTIPFTIDTGTFMKPTPTLSDYAKYGPDADPRLIGLVDPRSRKGPVIIQGLK, from the coding sequence ATGACAGAAGCCACATACCCTCAATGCAGGATTGTCCCTCTGCGGTTCCTCAAATCGGACTCTGCACAGCGGCTGCTTAACGCCGTTGTGAAAGTCGAGGGCATCAGACGGATGATCATCAACGGTCCCCGCCTTCCCGCGACGGTCCCGTACGGGCCCGCCCGCGGGAAACCCAACCCCCACCCCGACCGGAAAACAATCAAGGTCGGCGACACCGAGGTCGAACTCGAGGTCCAGGTAGGGGGAGTCATCCTCGAAGTGGAGGAGGAAGGCGTGATTGCAGAAATCCGGAAGGTATGCGATGAAGTAATGACCATCCCGTTTACGATTGATACGGGTACCTTCATGAAACCGACACCGACCCTGAGCGACTACGCGAAATACGGACCCGATGCGGACCCCCGTCTCATCGGGCTCGTCGATCCGAGAAGCCGGAAGGGTCCGGTGATTATCCAGGGATTGAAGTAA